In one Rhodanobacteraceae bacterium genomic region, the following are encoded:
- a CDS encoding DegQ family serine endoprotease, producing the protein MSRPAESAAAISSSGIALPDFRDIVRRNREVVVQIAVRGEDRRFHQQFGDDSPFGEFFRRFGVPGNPGAPDGGGQAPERRGSGSGFIIGSEGRILTNAHVVKDADEITVTLSDNREFKAKVLGSDERTDVALIEIEAKDLPVARLGDSDQIEVGEWVLAIGAPFGMSYTATQGIVSATERQLRETYVPFIQTDAAVNPGNSGGPLFNARGEVIGINSQILSGSGGYMGLSFAIPINTATLIATQLADKGFVERGYLGIQFQPVGGREARAFGLDRPRGALVASVEPDGPAEKAGIQRGDIVLSYNGKVLETSGELPPLVGATPVGAKAKIKVLRDGKTKELTVTIGKLDEEAVAGAGGSKRGGEPAEERESRLGLALSDLTDEQREQLKIDGGVLITGVQPGPAARAGLARGDVILEANRKKVDSISALRKAIGDADENDATLLLVKRGAGSLFIVIEPE; encoded by the coding sequence ATGTCGCGCCCGGCAGAGTCGGCTGCGGCCATTTCCAGCAGCGGCATCGCCCTGCCCGATTTCCGTGACATCGTGCGCCGCAACCGCGAGGTCGTGGTGCAGATTGCCGTGCGCGGTGAGGACCGCCGATTCCACCAGCAGTTCGGCGATGACAGTCCCTTTGGCGAGTTCTTCCGGCGCTTCGGTGTCCCCGGCAACCCGGGCGCACCTGATGGCGGCGGACAGGCTCCCGAGCGCCGCGGTTCGGGCTCGGGCTTCATCATCGGCAGCGAGGGCCGCATCCTGACCAACGCCCATGTGGTCAAGGACGCCGACGAAATCACCGTGACGCTGTCGGACAATCGCGAGTTCAAGGCCAAGGTGCTGGGCTCGGATGAACGCACCGATGTGGCCCTGATCGAGATCGAGGCCAAGGATCTGCCGGTCGCCCGCCTGGGTGATTCAGACCAGATCGAAGTTGGCGAATGGGTGCTGGCCATCGGCGCACCCTTCGGCATGAGCTACACCGCCACGCAGGGCATCGTCAGTGCCACCGAACGCCAGCTGCGCGAAACCTATGTGCCCTTCATCCAGACCGATGCTGCGGTCAATCCGGGCAACTCCGGTGGTCCGCTGTTCAACGCCCGGGGTGAAGTGATCGGCATCAACTCGCAGATCCTCTCAGGCAGCGGCGGCTACATGGGGTTGAGCTTTGCCATTCCGATCAACACCGCCACCCTGATCGCCACGCAGCTGGCGGACAAGGGCTTTGTTGAACGCGGCTACCTTGGCATCCAGTTCCAGCCGGTGGGCGGCCGCGAGGCCCGTGCCTTTGGCCTGGATCGTCCGCGCGGCGCGCTGGTGGCCTCGGTGGAACCCGACGGTCCGGCCGAGAAGGCCGGTATCCAGCGCGGCGACATCGTGCTCAGCTACAACGGCAAGGTGCTGGAGACCTCGGGCGAATTGCCGCCCCTGGTGGGCGCCACCCCGGTGGGTGCCAAGGCCAAGATCAAGGTGCTGCGCGATGGCAAGACCAAGGAACTGACCGTCACCATCGGCAAGCTGGATGAAGAAGCGGTGGCGGGCGCTGGCGGCAGCAAGCGCGGTGGCGAGCCGGCCGAGGAGCGCGAAAGTCGACTCGGCCTGGCGCTGTCCGATCTGACCGACGAGCAGCGCGAACAGCTCAAGATCGATGGCGGCGTATTGATCACCGGCGTACAGCCCGGCCCGGCGGCACGCGCCGGCCTGGCCCGCGGCGATGTCATTCTCGAAGCCAACCGCAAGAAGGTCGATTCGATCAGCGCCCTGCGCAAGGCCATCGGCGACGCCGACGAGAATGACGCCACGCTGCTGCTGGTCAAGCGCGGCGCCGGCTCGCTGTTCATCGTGATCGAGCCGGAGTAG
- a CDS encoding outer membrane protein assembly factor: MTLKHKPKKNRFRQLLLVGMALTLPACATLWGDQEKAPPVDSAGSAAPRDRSQQRVRIFITGVKGEMRQAVSGSLELKGLMSRSDASDALVRRVYGRAPAQMSKALQPFGYYHAEVKSTLDLDGSTWMARFAVDPGEPTKVSAVSLAVDGPGGEDKAVKQAVAEFAPAVDAQLDHRIYEASKARIEDALAERGYLDAEILRKRVAVRLADHSAQVELKFASGPRFAFGPTSYQGSQLPDEVLSGYLPYEQGKPYRLDKLIELQQRLLDSDYFSEVEVTADKPNAVGETVPIVVRVSPAKRSVYTGGVSFGTDSGVGLLGGMTRRWVNQSGHKFSSRAELSQRLNSVSGQYLIPLRAADRESIGINLGYRDEETDTSTQKVTTLQISKIRENDEGLFAYGLAAQLGDFVAGEIPGSSTLFYPEVRWTRRLADDFLSPRQGWSLSLEARGAPAGLGDAAFAQVRAEAKLLRPQGERNRWFARLALGALWTDDFEQMPPELRFYAGGDRSLRGFAYQTLGPPNALGNVGGGRYLAVGSFEYEKHLFGDFGLAGFVDAGNAFNAGDFELAAGVGVGLRWRSPVGLVRVDLAHPVAGDGSGIRLHLTIGPEL, encoded by the coding sequence ATGACATTGAAACACAAGCCCAAGAAGAACAGATTTCGGCAGCTGCTGCTGGTGGGCATGGCGCTGACGCTCCCTGCGTGCGCCACCCTGTGGGGCGACCAGGAAAAGGCGCCGCCGGTCGATTCCGCCGGCAGTGCTGCACCCAGGGACCGCAGCCAGCAGCGGGTGCGCATCTTCATCACCGGGGTCAAGGGTGAAATGCGCCAGGCTGTGTCGGGATCACTGGAGCTCAAGGGCCTGATGTCCCGAAGCGATGCCAGCGATGCCCTCGTGCGTCGCGTCTACGGGCGTGCGCCTGCACAGATGAGCAAGGCGCTGCAGCCATTCGGCTATTACCATGCCGAGGTCAAGAGCACGCTGGATCTGGACGGCAGCACCTGGATGGCGCGCTTTGCGGTCGATCCCGGCGAGCCGACCAAGGTCAGCGCGGTGTCCCTGGCGGTGGACGGCCCGGGGGGCGAGGACAAGGCGGTGAAACAGGCGGTGGCCGAGTTCGCGCCCGCTGTCGACGCGCAGCTGGACCATCGGATCTACGAGGCCAGCAAGGCCCGGATCGAGGACGCGCTGGCCGAGCGCGGCTACCTGGACGCCGAGATCCTGCGCAAGCGCGTCGCCGTGCGACTGGCAGACCACAGCGCTCAGGTCGAACTGAAGTTCGCGTCCGGGCCGCGTTTTGCCTTCGGCCCGACCAGCTATCAGGGCTCGCAGCTGCCCGATGAGGTGCTCAGTGGCTATCTGCCCTACGAGCAGGGCAAGCCCTACCGGCTCGACAAGCTGATCGAGCTGCAGCAGCGTCTGCTTGACAGCGATTACTTCAGCGAAGTCGAGGTCACTGCTGACAAGCCCAATGCCGTGGGCGAAACGGTGCCCATCGTGGTTCGCGTCTCCCCGGCCAAGCGCAGCGTCTACACCGGCGGTGTCAGTTTTGGCACCGACAGCGGCGTTGGTCTGCTCGGCGGCATGACCCGACGCTGGGTCAACCAATCCGGGCACAAGTTCTCCAGCCGCGCCGAACTCAGCCAACGACTGAACTCGGTGAGTGGCCAGTACCTGATCCCCCTGCGCGCGGCGGATCGCGAATCGATTGGCATCAACCTCGGCTACCGAGACGAGGAAACCGATACCTCGACGCAGAAGGTCACCACCTTGCAGATCTCGAAGATCCGCGAGAACGACGAGGGTCTGTTCGCCTACGGGCTCGCCGCCCAGCTGGGCGACTTCGTGGCCGGCGAGATTCCAGGCTCAAGCACCTTGTTCTACCCGGAAGTGCGCTGGACCCGGCGTCTGGCCGACGATTTCCTGAGCCCGCGCCAGGGATGGTCCCTGAGCCTGGAGGCGCGCGGCGCGCCCGCCGGGCTGGGCGATGCTGCCTTTGCCCAGGTGCGGGCCGAGGCCAAGCTGCTGCGACCCCAGGGCGAGCGCAATCGCTGGTTCGCGCGGCTGGCGCTGGGTGCCCTGTGGACCGATGATTTCGAGCAGATGCCGCCGGAGCTGCGCTTCTACGCCGGCGGTGATCGCAGTCTGCGTGGATTCGCCTACCAGACCCTGGGACCGCCCAACGCCCTTGGAAACGTCGGCGGTGGACGCTATCTGGCGGTAGGCTCCTTCGAGTACGAAAAACATCTCTTCGGCGACTTCGGTCTGGCTGGCTTCGTGGATGCCGGCAACGCCTTCAACGCCGGTGATTTCGAGCTGGCCGCGGGTGTCGGTGTCGGCCTGCGCTGGCGCTCCCCGGTGGGACTGGTTCGGGTTGATCTGGCGCATCCGGTGGCCGGAGACGGCTCCGGCATTCGCCTGCACCTGACCATCGGGCCAGAGCTGTGA
- a CDS encoding translocation/assembly module TamB domain-containing protein, whose protein sequence is MRRRILKWVLIAAATLLLLMSLALYWLLYTESGLGWTLQRGLGAAGGGIEYQQLRGSVAQGFELDTPVIKVPGVRISAVQLRMKLQPWALLGGELSLESLRLSGARYTFEETSETSADREAEAAGRPGGLDLPVDVVLRNIELLANEINLGGDAPVVFSVGAREIALRDGKLKVEGLSLSQGEFALRTSAAVDTNADWAGELASEGEWTLPAIAHRGKLTLSGDLDEVSVDLSLEGGGAVNVEANLAQPLETPGVQGRFGATSLDLRSFGLDAPVRMLDIDLSFDYANEKLGIQGPVTVDGKTLNLTVAGIGIEDNQVHLERAELKSRAIGSLSFSGFWPLSAEAEPGEITGTMKGLWLGDWRGDLPKPAPRLDGDLKLGGRADDWQLDLVGSWQQGEATGPIQLSAAGTPERIVIAPSQLSWAQSRVDLSGAIALGDNMGIEADLALAALDPGLLVPEWPGALDGKLHVSVSIGEATRWSLGEVDLKGTLRDQAFALSGALDGADASPTAGKLDLGWGSGKLGLKVADDAAISADLNDVDLSLLAPMSGTVSGRISTRLDGDRVNATEATLQLRDFESDGISAGLIEISKGSDWALELTASEVTRDGAVIKPLTLSLSGNQAEHRLLLVASEARGKIAVGLGGSLVDEVWTGVIDKVDLAPIHGAAWSLEEPAALRLAADSTSMAPLCLRAEPARACIGLQRSAEQTLIDINLVDLALAELQAWAPPSDWTVTGKLSGGGQLSLNPEGQFGGKLDFGIEAGTLRGAAQGEEPLGFDGLASFDSAAAEFRARINLIDHGQVQVRATGLNTPEGEYVANLDISDLSLVDGLTAEVQSMRGALSGELRAPLSEPSSVQGQLEATALSFELPAAGLKATDGSLTVLFENDGLLRLEGDLGIAPGRLHLQGLIGLDEEGGSEITIRGDNAALVDLPAVRLIGDSNFVLKRNQEGFQIEGGVLLREGKIDLDRFAPTVPASEDVVIVDAPAPPPPLPIKADISLAFISAVDLRGFGLEASLSGGIRVTQRPGTPAQAQGEMLVRGIYSSYGQKLDIERGRLGFTGRADNPSLDILAVKKIDRQRVGVQVRGNARRPAVRLYSDPSLDQSETVSYLVLGRPLATASGADGQQVGEYASALQSAGGGLVAGSIGQKIGVSAGVESFGAAIGSALVVGKYVSPRFFVGYGTSLLNATQLVILRYRLTENIELEGISGTEQKMSASWRTER, encoded by the coding sequence GTGAGGCGGCGCATCCTGAAATGGGTGCTCATCGCGGCAGCGACGCTGCTGCTGTTGATGTCCCTGGCCCTGTACTGGCTGCTCTACACCGAATCCGGGCTGGGCTGGACCCTGCAACGCGGGCTGGGCGCGGCTGGCGGCGGCATCGAGTACCAGCAGCTGCGCGGCAGCGTGGCTCAGGGTTTCGAACTGGACACGCCGGTGATCAAGGTTCCGGGCGTGCGTATCAGCGCCGTGCAGCTGCGCATGAAGCTGCAGCCCTGGGCATTGCTGGGTGGCGAGCTCAGTCTGGAATCGCTGCGACTCTCGGGTGCCCGCTATACCTTTGAAGAGACCAGCGAGACCTCGGCAGATCGGGAGGCGGAGGCGGCGGGACGTCCCGGTGGGCTCGACCTGCCGGTGGATGTGGTGCTTCGAAACATCGAACTCCTGGCCAACGAGATCAATCTCGGTGGCGACGCGCCGGTCGTGTTTTCCGTGGGGGCGCGCGAGATTGCGCTGCGGGATGGCAAGCTTAAGGTGGAGGGTCTGTCGCTCAGCCAGGGCGAATTCGCCTTGCGCACCAGTGCCGCGGTCGATACCAATGCCGACTGGGCCGGCGAGTTGGCCAGCGAAGGTGAGTGGACGCTGCCGGCCATTGCCCATCGCGGCAAGCTGACCTTGTCCGGCGATCTCGACGAGGTCAGTGTCGATCTGTCCCTGGAGGGCGGCGGCGCCGTCAATGTCGAGGCCAATCTGGCTCAGCCGCTGGAAACACCCGGCGTGCAGGGACGCTTTGGCGCCACGTCGCTGGATCTCCGGAGTTTTGGTCTGGATGCGCCGGTGCGCATGCTCGATATCGATCTCAGCTTCGACTATGCCAATGAAAAGCTCGGCATCCAGGGACCGGTGACGGTCGATGGCAAGACCCTCAATCTGACCGTAGCCGGTATCGGTATCGAGGACAATCAGGTCCATCTGGAACGCGCCGAGCTCAAATCGCGTGCCATCGGCAGCCTGTCCTTCAGCGGCTTCTGGCCGCTCTCGGCCGAAGCCGAGCCGGGTGAGATCACGGGCACGATGAAGGGGCTCTGGTTGGGCGATTGGCGCGGCGATCTACCCAAGCCGGCGCCGCGTCTGGATGGCGATCTCAAGCTCGGCGGTCGCGCTGACGACTGGCAGCTGGATCTGGTCGGCAGCTGGCAACAGGGAGAGGCCACCGGCCCCATCCAGCTCAGTGCTGCAGGCACGCCCGAACGCATCGTCATTGCCCCCTCGCAACTGAGCTGGGCGCAGAGTCGGGTCGACCTGTCCGGCGCGATTGCCTTGGGCGACAACATGGGCATCGAAGCCGATTTGGCGCTGGCGGCACTCGATCCCGGCTTGTTGGTGCCAGAGTGGCCGGGCGCATTGGACGGCAAGCTGCATGTATCGGTATCCATCGGCGAAGCAACGCGCTGGTCGCTGGGCGAGGTGGACCTCAAGGGTACGCTGCGCGATCAGGCGTTTGCTCTGAGCGGTGCCCTGGATGGGGCAGACGCCAGTCCCACGGCCGGAAAGCTGGATCTGGGCTGGGGCTCGGGGAAACTCGGCTTGAAGGTGGCCGACGACGCTGCCATCAGCGCCGATCTGAATGATGTCGACCTGTCTCTGCTGGCGCCGATGAGTGGCACAGTGAGTGGCCGAATCAGCACCCGGCTGGACGGCGATCGGGTGAATGCCACCGAGGCCACGCTGCAGTTGCGCGACTTCGAGAGCGACGGCATCAGCGCCGGCCTGATCGAGATCAGCAAGGGTAGCGACTGGGCGCTGGAGCTGACCGCCTCGGAAGTGACGCGGGATGGCGCCGTGATCAAGCCGCTGACGCTGAGCTTGAGCGGAAATCAGGCCGAGCATCGCTTGTTGCTGGTCGCCAGCGAAGCGCGAGGCAAGATCGCGGTGGGCCTGGGTGGCTCCTTGGTCGACGAGGTCTGGACCGGGGTGATCGACAAGGTAGATCTGGCTCCGATCCATGGCGCCGCTTGGTCGCTGGAGGAACCGGCGGCGCTGCGCCTGGCCGCGGATTCTACCAGCATGGCGCCCTTGTGCCTCCGCGCCGAGCCGGCACGGGCCTGCATCGGCTTGCAGCGCAGCGCCGAGCAGACGCTGATCGACATCAATCTGGTCGATCTGGCGCTCGCTGAGCTGCAAGCCTGGGCGCCGCCCAGCGACTGGACCGTCACCGGCAAGCTCAGTGGTGGCGGCCAGCTCAGCCTCAATCCCGAGGGCCAGTTCGGCGGCAAGCTCGATTTCGGCATTGAAGCCGGCACGCTGCGCGGCGCCGCCCAAGGGGAGGAGCCGTTGGGCTTCGATGGTCTGGCCAGTTTCGACAGCGCCGCGGCTGAATTCAGAGCCCGGATCAACCTGATCGATCACGGACAGGTCCAGGTGCGGGCCACCGGTCTGAACACGCCCGAGGGCGAATATGTGGCCAATCTGGACATCAGCGATCTCAGTCTGGTGGATGGTTTGACGGCTGAAGTCCAGTCCATGCGCGGCGCGCTCTCCGGCGAGTTGCGGGCGCCACTGTCAGAACCGTCGAGTGTGCAGGGACAGCTCGAAGCCACTGCCCTCAGCTTCGAGCTGCCGGCTGCCGGCCTGAAGGCCACTGACGGCAGTCTGACCGTGTTGTTCGAGAATGATGGCTTGCTGCGACTGGAGGGCGATCTGGGCATCGCGCCTGGCCGCCTGCATCTGCAGGGACTGATCGGTCTGGACGAGGAGGGTGGGTCCGAAATCACCATCCGCGGCGACAACGCGGCCTTGGTAGACCTGCCGGCGGTGCGCCTGATCGGCGACAGCAATTTCGTGCTGAAGCGCAACCAGGAGGGCTTTCAGATCGAAGGCGGCGTGCTCTTGCGCGAGGGCAAGATCGATCTGGACCGGTTTGCGCCGACGGTGCCCGCATCCGAGGATGTGGTGATCGTCGACGCGCCCGCGCCGCCACCGCCACTGCCGATCAAGGCTGATATCAGTCTGGCCTTCATTTCCGCGGTCGATCTGCGTGGCTTTGGCCTGGAGGCTTCGCTCAGCGGCGGTATCCGGGTGACCCAACGTCCGGGCACGCCGGCTCAGGCCCAGGGCGAGATGCTGGTCCGGGGCATCTACAGTTCCTATGGCCAGAAACTGGATATCGAGCGCGGTCGCCTGGGCTTTACCGGACGCGCCGACAATCCCAGCCTGGACATCCTCGCGGTCAAGAAGATCGATCGCCAGCGGGTTGGCGTGCAGGTGCGCGGCAATGCCCGACGGCCGGCGGTCCGTCTGTATTCCGATCCCTCGCTGGATCAATCGGAAACCGTGTCCTATCTGGTGCTCGGCCGACCCCTCGCCACCGCCAGCGGGGCCGATGGTCAACAGGTGGGCGAATACGCCAGCGCGCTGCAGTCCGCCGGCGGTGGTCTGGTGGCCGGCAGCATCGGTCAGAAGATCGGCGTGTCCGCCGGCGTCGAGAGTTTCGGCGCCGCCATCGGTTCGGCCCTGGTGGTGGGCAAGTACGTGTCGCCGCGCTTTTTCGTCGGCTACGGCACCAGCCTGCTCAATGCTACCCAGTTGGTGATATTGCGTTACCGGCTCACCGAGAACATCGAGCTCGAAGGCATCAGTGGTACCGAGCAGAAGATGTCGGCCAGTTGGCGTACGGAGCGCTGA
- a CDS encoding murein L,D-transpeptidase catalytic domain family protein, which translates to MTRLIPLAAWALLLHSSLACAATDLASQLAKAASGADPAVVRLALAARACALESGAVDPGARLTLIDYSKPSTERRLWVFDLQTAQVLYAEHVAHGRSSGENLARHFSNANGSHQTSLGLFRTAETYQGGNGYSLRMDGLEPGINDQARPRQIVMHGAPYVNPEMALRQGRLGRSYGCPAVRPAVARPLIDSIKEGQLLFAYYPDSDWLAQSRFLKCETARSGLAALYSGGNRAGAAP; encoded by the coding sequence ATGACCCGACTGATTCCTCTTGCGGCATGGGCGCTGCTGCTGCACTCCTCCCTTGCCTGCGCCGCCACCGATCTGGCCTCGCAACTGGCCAAGGCCGCGAGTGGCGCTGATCCCGCCGTCGTCCGTCTGGCGCTGGCTGCGCGCGCCTGTGCTCTGGAATCAGGCGCTGTCGATCCCGGCGCACGGCTGACGCTGATCGACTATTCCAAACCGTCCACCGAGAGGCGTCTGTGGGTCTTTGATCTGCAAACCGCGCAGGTGCTTTATGCCGAGCACGTCGCCCATGGCCGCAGCAGCGGCGAGAATCTGGCGCGCCATTTCTCCAATGCCAACGGCAGCCACCAGACCAGTCTGGGGCTGTTCCGAACCGCCGAAACCTATCAGGGCGGCAATGGCTATTCCCTGCGCATGGATGGCCTGGAACCCGGCATCAATGACCAGGCCAGGCCGCGGCAGATCGTCATGCACGGCGCGCCCTATGTGAATCCGGAAATGGCGCTGCGCCAGGGTCGGTTGGGACGCAGCTACGGCTGCCCGGCCGTGCGTCCGGCCGTAGCCCGGCCCTTGATCGACAGCATCAAGGAGGGTCAATTGCTGTTTGCCTACTATCCGGACAGCGATTGGCTGGCGCAGTCTCGCTTCCTGAAATGCGAAACGGCACGATCCGGACTGGCGGCACTGTACAGCGGCGGCAATCGTGCCGGTGCTGCGCCCTGA
- a CDS encoding L,D-transpeptidase family protein, protein MAEFLGQWLSRSLLAVLMAVGSAAAQWTPSITLKPGEYLWLPELAGAGPVVMLVSLPQQLAFVYRNGVRIGVTTISSGRPGFETPTGVFRILQKRREHYSNLYDSAPMPYMQRLTWDGVALHAGRVTGAPASHGCIRLPETFARKLFDLTTTGMIVVVADDEVSAPVLTYPGFLAPVAADSGRDLTRLSSIDEGFIWQPELAPEGPLSIIISSADQALVVSRQGVEIGRSDLRIPAGVHFGLHAFVMLEGFDDKPHPLLAGRQAHRWQSLALPDHDPPGHQDFDIQAVQGLGLSPSFVALLDAALMPGTTVVVTDEALGAGKAEVPALLRTDEAANPDPLPSP, encoded by the coding sequence ATGGCGGAATTTCTCGGCCAATGGCTGTCGAGGTCGCTACTGGCTGTGCTGATGGCCGTGGGCAGTGCCGCCGCCCAATGGACGCCGTCGATCACGCTGAAACCGGGCGAATACCTGTGGCTGCCCGAACTGGCCGGCGCTGGCCCGGTGGTGATGCTGGTCAGCCTGCCGCAGCAACTGGCTTTCGTCTATCGCAACGGCGTGCGTATCGGAGTAACCACGATCAGCAGCGGGCGACCAGGATTCGAGACGCCCACCGGCGTCTTCCGGATCCTGCAGAAGCGTCGCGAGCACTATTCGAACCTCTACGACAGCGCGCCCATGCCTTACATGCAAAGGCTGACCTGGGACGGCGTGGCGCTGCACGCCGGGCGGGTCACGGGCGCGCCGGCCTCGCACGGATGCATCCGCCTGCCCGAGACCTTCGCCCGCAAGCTCTTCGATCTGACCACCACCGGCATGATCGTGGTCGTCGCCGACGACGAGGTCTCCGCGCCGGTGCTGACCTACCCCGGATTCCTGGCGCCGGTCGCAGCCGACTCGGGGCGCGACCTGACTCGGCTGAGCAGCATCGACGAGGGATTCATCTGGCAACCCGAACTGGCGCCCGAGGGTCCGTTGTCGATCATCATCAGCAGCGCGGATCAGGCCCTGGTGGTCTCCCGCCAGGGCGTGGAGATCGGCCGCTCCGACTTGCGCATACCGGCCGGCGTGCACTTCGGGCTGCACGCCTTCGTGATGCTGGAGGGCTTTGACGACAAACCGCATCCGCTGCTGGCCGGACGCCAGGCGCACCGTTGGCAGTCGCTGGCCCTGCCTGATCACGACCCGCCGGGGCATCAGGATTTCGACATCCAGGCCGTGCAGGGCCTGGGGCTGTCGCCGAGCTTTGTGGCTCTGCTAGACGCTGCACTGATGCCGGGCACCACGGTGGTCGTCACCGATGAGGCGCTCGGTGCCGGCAAGGCCGAGGTTCCCGCCTTGTTGCGTACAGATGAAGCGGCGAATCCGGATCCGCTGCCTTCACCTTGA
- a CDS encoding dicarboxylate/amino acid:cation symporter, with translation MSESSKAAVRLTHHILIGLVLGALVGAALNHFSAGHPWLQTYITAGILKLIADLFRNGLMLLVVPLVFFSLTSGVASLGSPSQLGRLGLKTIGLYILTTVMAVTMALALAVWIQPGSGLAELAASFEPPVAPPLADVISNMVPRNPVQAMAEMQMLQIIVFAVLLGLAITMAKDAGQRAAGMIEDWNTVVLQLVTIVMKFAPIGVFALLARAVAEFGFDTLKKLAIYFILVLVALALHLFVILPTLLKLVARLNPMIWLRKMSEVWLFAFSTSSSNATLPVNLRVCEERLGVSNRVAAFSIPLGATINMDGTVIMQGIATVFIAQLYAVDLTMAQLLTVVAMATLAAVGTAGVPSAGMIMLASVLAQVGLPVEAIGIILSVDRLLDMARTLVNTSGDAAVACIVAQSEGELDLAVYNGE, from the coding sequence ATGAGCGAGTCTTCCAAAGCCGCCGTGCGCCTGACCCACCACATTCTGATCGGCCTGGTGCTGGGGGCACTGGTGGGTGCGGCCCTCAACCATTTCAGTGCCGGCCATCCCTGGCTGCAAACCTACATCACTGCCGGAATCCTCAAGCTCATCGCCGATCTGTTCCGCAACGGCCTGATGCTGCTCGTGGTGCCGCTGGTGTTCTTTTCGCTGACTTCGGGCGTGGCCTCGCTCGGTTCACCCTCGCAGCTGGGCCGCCTGGGCCTGAAGACCATCGGCCTGTACATCCTGACCACGGTCATGGCCGTCACCATGGCGCTGGCGCTGGCGGTCTGGATTCAGCCGGGCTCGGGCCTGGCTGAACTGGCGGCCAGCTTCGAACCGCCAGTGGCACCACCATTGGCTGACGTCATCTCCAACATGGTGCCGCGCAATCCGGTGCAAGCCATGGCCGAGATGCAGATGCTGCAGATCATCGTCTTTGCGGTGCTGTTGGGGCTCGCCATCACCATGGCCAAGGACGCCGGCCAGCGTGCCGCCGGCATGATCGAGGACTGGAACACCGTGGTGCTGCAACTGGTGACCATCGTCATGAAATTCGCTCCGATCGGCGTATTCGCCCTGTTGGCGCGAGCCGTGGCCGAGTTTGGCTTCGACACGCTGAAGAAACTGGCGATCTATTTCATTCTGGTGCTGGTGGCACTGGCGCTGCACCTGTTCGTGATCCTGCCGACGCTGCTGAAACTGGTCGCACGTCTGAATCCGATGATCTGGCTGCGCAAGATGTCCGAGGTCTGGCTGTTCGCCTTCTCCACCTCGTCCAGCAACGCCACGCTGCCGGTGAACCTGCGGGTCTGCGAGGAACGCCTGGGTGTCTCCAACCGCGTCGCGGCCTTCTCGATTCCGCTGGGTGCCACCATCAACATGGATGGCACGGTGATCATGCAGGGCATCGCCACGGTGTTCATCGCCCAGCTCTATGCCGTGGACCTGACCATGGCGCAGTTGCTGACCGTGGTGGCCATGGCCACGCTGGCCGCCGTCGGCACCGCCGGCGTGCCCAGCGCCGGGATGATCATGCTCGCCTCGGTGCTGGCCCAGGTGGGTCTGCCGGTGGAGGCCATCGGCATCATTCTCAGCGTGGATCGTTTGCTGGACATGGCGCGCACGCTGGTCAACACCTCGGGCGATGCGGCGGTGGCCTGCATCGTGGCCCAGAGCGAGGGCGAGCTGGATCTTGCGGTCTACAACGGCGAGTAG
- a CDS encoding LysR family transcriptional regulator — translation MIPAASLDDLYYYAMVVKHGGFAAAGRAIGTPKSRLSRHVNALEEKLGVRLLQRSTRRFVVTETGQQLYRHCQAMLAEAEAALDIAAMARAEPRGRIRVACPTGVAGNMLAPVLPQFMARYPQVQVELEVSNRRVDVIGEGFDVALRVRTQPSGEDGLVMRSFAELCELLVASPGYLAANGAPLQAQDLARHQTLSFDGSGERHHWELRGPDGQSERVEHQPRLICHNFQVLLDAAVAGLGIALIPESAAREAIGRGHLVPVLSGWSLPQGIFHAVFPHRRGLLPAVRGFIDFLVETMPSAAL, via the coding sequence ATGATTCCTGCAGCCAGTCTCGACGATCTGTACTACTACGCCATGGTGGTCAAACACGGTGGCTTTGCCGCGGCTGGACGAGCCATCGGCACGCCGAAATCGCGACTGTCGCGGCATGTCAACGCGCTGGAGGAAAAGCTCGGAGTGCGCCTGCTGCAGCGCTCCACGCGGCGTTTTGTGGTGACCGAGACCGGCCAGCAGCTGTATCGCCATTGCCAGGCCATGCTCGCCGAAGCCGAGGCGGCGCTGGACATTGCTGCCATGGCGCGTGCCGAGCCGCGCGGCCGCATCCGGGTGGCCTGTCCCACTGGCGTGGCCGGCAACATGCTGGCACCGGTGTTACCGCAGTTCATGGCCCGCTACCCGCAAGTGCAGGTGGAGCTGGAGGTCAGCAATCGCCGCGTCGACGTCATCGGCGAGGGCTTTGATGTCGCGCTGCGGGTCAGAACCCAACCCAGTGGTGAAGACGGCCTGGTCATGCGCAGTTTCGCTGAGCTGTGCGAACTGCTGGTGGCCAGCCCCGGCTATCTGGCGGCCAATGGCGCACCCCTGCAGGCGCAGGACCTGGCCCGACATCAGACCCTCAGCTTTGATGGCAGCGGCGAGCGTCACCACTGGGAGTTGCGCGGCCCCGACGGCCAGAGCGAGCGCGTGGAACACCAGCCGAGACTGATCTGTCACAACTTCCAGGTCCTGTTGGACGCCGCCGTGGCCGGCCTGGGCATTGCCCTGATTCCTGAAAGCGCCGCACGCGAAGCGATTGGCCGGGGCCATCTGGTGCCGGTGCTCTCCGGTTGGTCGCTGCCGCAGGGCATTTTCCACGCGGTGTTCCCACACCGACGCGGATTGCTGCCCGCGGTGCGTGGTTTCATCGACTTTCTGGTGGAAACCATGCCTTCGGCGGCCCTCTGA